A stretch of Misgurnus anguillicaudatus unplaced genomic scaffold, ASM2758022v2 HiC_scaffold_33, whole genome shotgun sequence DNA encodes these proteins:
- the LOC141363138 gene encoding protein NLRC3-like, producing the protein MADSQAFRDGDDFPGVRSDYQKRSDSSEISCVSMKSDQSINEPLKFQDRETSPGLRSDYQKRSDSSEISCVSMKSDQSINEPLKFQDRETSPGLRNLERSDKHLQQKRSDSSEISCVSMKSNQSITFQDRETSPGLSYHWHQKTFRSNLRKKFECLYEVTSNKRNPTLLNEIYTELYITESESGEINNEHEVRQIETQSRTTTTEETPIKCNDIFKPLPEQDKHIRSVLTKGVAGIGKTVSVQKFILDWAEEKENQDVHLIFPLPFREINLMKNKTLSLLDLLHLFFPETKEMEISSDKYKVLFIFDGLDECRLSLDFHSSVRLCDVSESTSVDVMLTNLIKGNLFPSALIWITSRPAAADLIPSECVDRVTEVRGFTDPQKEEYFRKRISDESLSDQIISHLKSSRSLYIMCHIPVFCWISVTVLERILSEETREIPKTLTQMYTHFLIIQTNIKHQKDYEKKDEDMIFKLGKLAFKQLVKGNLIFYDEDLRECDIDVAEASVYSGLCTQIFREEFGLYQGKVYCFVHLSIQEHLAALYAHISFTNYNRYVFDQNIEIKYKSLKEYLLINLHHRAVDESLQSKNGHLDLFLRFLLGLSLESNQILLQDLLTQMRSRTYMKEETVKYIKQKMNENLSPEKSINLIHCLNELGDDSLLQEIQRYVRSSLVGKTKLSSSQWAALVFVLLTSAQHLDELNLKPFIGDKNKADEVLVKLQPVIKETKKLR; encoded by the exons ATGGCCGATTCACAAGCATTCAGAGATGGAGATGATTTTCCAGGAGTCAG ATCAGActatcagaagagatcagactCATCTGAGATCAGCTGTGTGTCCATGAAGAGTGATCAGTCTATTAATGAACCATTAAAATTTCAGGACAGAGAAACATCACCTGGTCTGAG ATCAGActatcagaagagatcagactCATCTGAGATCAGTTGTGTGTCCATGAAGAGTGATCAGTCTATTAATGAACCATTAAAATTTCAGGACAGAGAAACATCACCTGGTCTGAG AAACCTGGAGAGATCTGACAAACATCTACAGCAGAAGAGATCAGACTCATCTGAGATCAGCTGTGTGTCCATGAAGAGTAATCAGTCTATAACATTTCAGGACAGAGAAACATCACCTGGTCTGAG TTATCATTGGCATCAGAAAACATTCAGATCAAATCTGAGGAAGAAGTTTGAGTGTTTGTATGAGGTAACATCAAATAAGAGAAACCCAACACTACTGAATGAGATCTACACAGAGCTCTACATCACAGAGAGTGAAAGTGGAGAGATCAATAATGAACATGAGgtgagacagattgagacacaatccagaacaacaacaacagaggagacaccaatcaaatgtaatgacatctttaaacctttacctgaacaagacaaacacatcagaagtgtgctgacaaagggagtcgctggcattggaaaaacagtctctgtacagaagttcattctggactgggctgaagagaaagagaatcaggacgtccacctcatatttccacttcctttcagagagatcaatttgatgaagaacaaaacactcagtcttttagatcttcttcatcttttcttcccagagacaaaagaaatggaaatcTCCAGTGATAaatataaagtgttgttcatctttgatggtttggatgagtgtcgtctgtctctggattttcacagcagtgtgaggttgtgtgatgtaagtgaatcaacctcagtggacgtgatgctgacaaacctcatcaagggaaatctgtttccctctgctctcatctggatcacctccagaccagcagcagctgatctcatcccctctgagtgtgttgatcgagtcacagaggtacgaggcttcactgatccacagaaggaggaatacttcaggaagagaatcagtgatgagagtctgtctgatcaaatcatctcacacctgaagtcatccaggagtctctacatcatgtgtcacatcccagtcttctgctggatttcagtcACTGTTCTAGAGAGAATATTGAGTGAAGAGACAAGAGAGATCCCCAAGACTctcactcaaatgtacacacacttcctgatcattcagacaaacatcaaacatcagaagGACTATGAGAAGAAAGATGAAGACATGATCTTCAAACTGGGGAAACTGGCTTTTAAGCAGCTTGTGAAAGGCAATCTGATCTTCTATGATGAAGACCTGAGAGAGTGTGACATTGATGTAGCAGAAGCATCAGTGTATTCAGGATTGTGtactcagatcttcagagaggagtttggttTGTATCAGGGGAAAGTTTACTGCTTTGTTCATCTCAGCATCCAGGAACATCTAGCAGCTCTTTATGCTCACATCTCTTTCACAAACTACAACAGATATGTGTTTGATCAAAATATcgaaataaaatacaaatcatTAAAAGAGTATTTATTAATCAATTTGCATCATCGAGCTGTAGATGAATCTTTACAGAGTAAGAATggacatctggatcttttcCTGCGTTTTCTTCTGGGTCTTTCACTGGAGTCCAATCAGATTCTCTTACAGGATCTACTGACACAGATGAGAAGTCGCACCTACATGAAAGAGGAAACtgttaagtacattaaacagaagATGAATGAGAATCTGTCTCCAGAGAAATCCATCAATCTGATTCACTGTCTGAATGAACTGGGTGATGATTCACTGCTGCAGGAGATTCAACGTTATGTGAGATCTTCATTAGTAGGAAAGACCAAACTCTCCTCTTCACAGTGGGCTgctttagtttttgtgttgttgacaTCTGCGCAGCATTTGGATGAACTTAATCTAAAACcatttattggagataaaaatAAAGCAGATGAAGTTCTTGTGAAACTGCAGCCtgtgattaaagaaaccaaaaaacTACGGTAA